The proteins below are encoded in one region of Aequorivita iocasae:
- the coaE gene encoding dephospho-CoA kinase (Dephospho-CoA kinase (CoaE) performs the final step in coenzyme A biosynthesis.), whose amino-acid sequence MKIVGLTGGIGSGKTTVAKMFSELDVPVYIADVEAKKLTNTSKVIRRKLIKLLGEEAYSEDGLNRIYVANKIFNDKNLLNAVNEIIHPKVAAHFKKWVAKQNADYVIKEAAILFENGGYKDCDTVILVTAPKSVRIKRIMARDKASKSEIEQRINNQWSDAKKEKLADIIIENIDLSATKKRVAEIHKTLR is encoded by the coding sequence ATGAAAATTGTGGGTCTTACTGGCGGAATAGGAAGTGGGAAAACTACTGTGGCAAAAATGTTTTCTGAGCTGGACGTGCCCGTTTATATAGCTGATGTTGAAGCCAAAAAACTGACCAATACATCCAAAGTCATTCGGCGAAAATTAATCAAATTGCTTGGAGAAGAAGCATATTCTGAGGATGGGCTAAATCGTATCTATGTTGCAAATAAGATATTTAACGATAAAAATTTATTAAATGCAGTAAATGAGATAATCCATCCAAAGGTTGCAGCCCATTTTAAAAAATGGGTTGCAAAACAAAATGCGGATTATGTAATAAAGGAAGCGGCCATTCTTTTTGAAAATGGAGGCTATAAAGATTGTGATACCGTTATACTTGTTACAGCTCCAAAATCTGTAAGGATTAAACGAATTATGGCACGTGATAAAGCATCAAAATCCGAAATAGAGCAACGTATAAACAACCAATGGAGTGATGCAAAAAAAGAAAAATTAGCAGATATTATAATTGAAAATATAGATTTAAGTGCAACAAAAAAAAGAGTTGCAGAGATACACAAAACTCTTCGTTAA
- a CDS encoding CdaR family protein: MAKGFMKSSKNLKVKRFFFFLFVAAIFWILTKFSREFTTSMVAKIQYENIPETTALADKNLRNITFDLTANGFEILFYKFKKPTIDIQVSKFYDKEKDHFIITKNELTRMVSSNFNRNLAIKNISVEALKVALDPIVLKKVRVLPKSKITFKDGFKPIDSLKIKPDSVIISGPAGSLKNINAIPTEMISLENIEKDISKTVKLYDNNTAIVSVKPNKVLVSLRVAEFSQGSFTLPVEVINLPPDLEIKLVPASVTVTYDVSVNDFSEISKENFRVICDYSKRNKTENFMLPTLDKMPPNIRNVVFEPKKIDFFIFK, from the coding sequence ATGGCAAAAGGATTCATGAAAAGCAGTAAAAATTTAAAAGTAAAGCGGTTTTTTTTCTTTTTGTTTGTCGCGGCCATTTTTTGGATTTTGACAAAGTTTAGCAGGGAATTTACCACTAGCATGGTTGCTAAAATTCAATATGAAAACATCCCAGAGACGACCGCCCTGGCTGATAAAAACTTACGGAATATTACCTTTGATCTTACCGCTAATGGTTTTGAAATTTTATTTTATAAGTTCAAAAAACCTACTATTGATATACAGGTAAGTAAATTTTATGATAAAGAAAAAGATCATTTTATTATTACAAAAAATGAGTTGACCCGTATGGTTTCTTCCAATTTTAATAGAAACTTGGCTATAAAAAACATCTCTGTTGAAGCACTGAAGGTTGCACTGGACCCCATCGTGCTAAAGAAAGTTCGCGTGCTGCCCAAATCCAAAATCACCTTTAAGGATGGCTTTAAGCCGATTGATAGTCTAAAAATAAAGCCAGATTCCGTGATTATTTCTGGCCCTGCGGGTAGCCTCAAAAATATTAATGCTATTCCAACCGAAATGATTTCACTTGAAAATATAGAAAAGGATATTTCAAAAACTGTAAAATTATATGACAATAACACAGCCATTGTTTCTGTTAAACCTAACAAAGTCTTAGTGAGCCTAAGGGTGGCAGAATTTTCACAAGGAAGTTTTACTCTCCCGGTTGAAGTAATCAACCTACCTCCCGATTTGGAAATAAAACTGGTGCCGGCTTCCGTAACTGTTACGTATGATGTTTCAGTAAATGATTTTTCGGAAATTTCAAAGGAAAACTTTAGGGTTATATGTGATTATTCAAAAAGAAACAAAACGGAAAATTTTATGCTCCCTACCTTGGATAAAATGCCGCCCAATATTCGCAATGTAGTTTTTGAACCAAAAAAAATTGACTTCTTTATTTTCAAATAA
- a CDS encoding glycosyltransferase, which produces MQRSYSFIIPVFNRPQEVKELLESFMYLDFHKHYEIVIIEDGSTETSEGVVKEFSEKLSISYYFKKNSGPGDSRNFGMKHAKGNYFIVLDSDCILPPHYLSTVDAFLENNFFHCYGGADAAHQNFTPLQKAINYAMTSFFTTGGIRGSEKSINNFEPRSFNMGISKEAFEKTGGFSKIHPGEDPDLSQRILKNGFQTTFLPNAFVYHKRRISWKKYYLQVKKFGLVRPILNKWHPSAAKFTYWFPSFFVFFVLFSVLFSLFLNLWFSVPLLLYLILILIDSSLKNKSFYIGILSVKAVFVQFFGYGIAFIKSSFLMNFLKKDPQKQFPFLFFK; this is translated from the coding sequence ATGCAACGAAGTTATTCCTTTATAATTCCTGTTTTTAACCGCCCACAAGAAGTTAAGGAGCTTTTGGAAAGTTTTATGTACTTGGATTTTCATAAACATTATGAGATAGTTATAATAGAAGATGGTTCAACAGAAACCTCAGAAGGTGTAGTTAAAGAATTTTCTGAAAAACTTTCAATTTCATATTATTTTAAAAAAAATTCTGGTCCGGGAGATTCTCGAAATTTTGGAATGAAACACGCAAAAGGAAATTACTTTATTGTTCTAGATTCAGATTGTATTCTTCCGCCGCATTACCTATCAACTGTAGATGCGTTTTTGGAAAATAATTTTTTCCATTGTTATGGCGGGGCAGATGCGGCCCATCAAAATTTTACTCCTTTGCAGAAAGCTATAAATTATGCTATGACCTCCTTTTTTACTACTGGAGGAATTAGAGGAAGCGAAAAAAGTATTAATAATTTTGAGCCCAGAAGTTTTAATATGGGTATTTCAAAAGAAGCATTTGAAAAGACGGGAGGTTTTTCAAAAATTCATCCGGGAGAGGATCCTGATCTTTCCCAGCGCATATTAAAAAACGGCTTCCAAACAACCTTTCTTCCTAATGCTTTTGTGTACCACAAGCGAAGAATTTCTTGGAAAAAATATTACCTTCAGGTAAAGAAATTTGGATTAGTCCGCCCTATTTTAAATAAATGGCATCCTTCCGCAGCCAAATTCACTTATTGGTTTCCATCATTTTTTGTATTCTTTGTATTGTTTTCTGTTTTATTTTCTCTTTTTTTAAACTTATGGTTTAGTGTACCACTTCTATTATATTTAATTTTAATTTTAATAGATTCATCTTTAAAAAATAAGAGTTTTTACATAGGAATACTTTCAGTAAAAGCTGTTTTCGTACAATTTTTTGGATATGGTATTGCCTTCATCAAATCCAGCTTTTTAATGAACTTTCTAAAGAAAGATCCACAGAAACAATTTCCCTTTTTATTTTTTAAGTAA
- a CDS encoding T9SS type A sorting domain-containing protein yields MKKITLLLACFIGSVGLINAQSSFTGDGLTQEPAVTIESLLTRLQTIGNVSGNINEYFTPAEQRMLNVHFNGVENIAPVVITQSNTQNIEAGAEIACASPTSFRNNNVFRAFDLAGDYGIMNGLDVTAVEFAIGTISTPTGFPITANIYSATPGAFPGGTLTLQGTAVYNATNADAATMITLPLTANIPPGEAMVMELVLVDDGTDTNFMRFGCNNDGQTGPSYIQAPDCGAATPTDFAALGLTQGLVWNVLGDDEPGGGGGPAMAFGINNTAASLVSWDPADPSALTTLGASPAAGFENAGAIDPNDEGTAYVLDNGGAFYSVDLASGTYTSLGTIAGPGTETWAGAEFDPSTGDLYAVSTNVTTSSLSLIDIAGVSSTLVGPLTGMAGAISLIIDNNGDAYSHDIVDDNLYFIDLATGAATPVGPLGFNANFGQGGCYGNGSYYLSAYNADAGQSQWRELDVTDGSSTLIGLFNGGSDQVAWSSVIGDTQGVSENSLKGFSYYPNPANDVISLKAANSIDSVAIYNLLGQQVLSAKVGATTSDLNIAGLTTGTYIMKVTVNGQTGTYKVLKN; encoded by the coding sequence ATGAAAAAAATTACTTTACTACTAGCTTGTTTTATCGGGTCCGTGGGCTTGATTAATGCGCAAAGTTCATTTACAGGTGATGGTCTTACCCAAGAGCCAGCTGTAACAATTGAAAGTTTATTGACCCGTCTCCAAACTATTGGAAATGTTAGTGGAAACATTAACGAGTATTTTACTCCAGCTGAGCAGAGAATGTTAAATGTACACTTCAACGGTGTTGAGAATATTGCTCCAGTAGTTATAACACAAAGCAATACACAGAATATTGAGGCAGGAGCAGAAATAGCTTGTGCATCGCCAACTAGCTTCAGAAATAATAACGTTTTCCGTGCTTTTGACCTTGCCGGAGATTATGGTATTATGAACGGTTTGGATGTTACTGCTGTAGAGTTTGCAATTGGAACTATTTCAACCCCAACTGGGTTTCCAATTACGGCAAATATCTATTCAGCAACTCCAGGTGCATTTCCAGGTGGTACATTGACACTTCAGGGTACTGCAGTGTATAATGCCACTAATGCTGATGCCGCTACCATGATTACGCTTCCACTTACAGCTAATATTCCTCCAGGGGAGGCTATGGTTATGGAGCTTGTATTGGTAGATGATGGTACCGATACTAACTTTATGCGTTTTGGATGTAATAATGATGGTCAAACAGGACCAAGTTATATTCAAGCCCCTGATTGTGGTGCTGCTACACCTACTGACTTTGCCGCTTTAGGATTGACACAAGGTTTGGTTTGGAATGTACTTGGTGATGACGAGCCAGGTGGAGGCGGTGGCCCAGCTATGGCGTTTGGTATCAACAATACAGCAGCTTCTTTAGTGAGCTGGGATCCAGCAGATCCATCTGCATTGACTACTTTAGGAGCTTCTCCTGCTGCAGGTTTTGAAAATGCGGGAGCAATTGATCCTAACGATGAAGGAACAGCTTATGTATTAGACAATGGCGGGGCTTTCTACAGTGTTGATCTTGCAAGTGGTACTTATACTAGCTTAGGTACTATTGCTGGTCCAGGTACAGAAACTTGGGCGGGTGCCGAATTTGATCCATCAACAGGTGATTTATATGCAGTTTCAACAAATGTTACAACTTCATCATTGTCTTTAATTGATATTGCTGGAGTATCGTCAACACTTGTTGGCCCACTTACAGGAATGGCAGGAGCAATATCTCTTATCATTGACAATAATGGAGATGCTTATAGTCATGATATTGTAGATGATAACCTATACTTTATTGATTTAGCTACTGGTGCAGCTACTCCTGTTGGTCCACTTGGATTTAACGCTAACTTTGGTCAAGGTGGATGCTATGGAAATGGTAGTTATTATCTTTCTGCTTATAATGCAGACGCCGGTCAATCTCAGTGGAGAGAACTTGATGTTACTGATGGTAGTTCTACTTTAATTGGATTGTTTAACGGTGGTAGTGATCAAGTTGCCTGGTCTTCTGTAATAGGAGATACTCAAGGTGTTTCAGAAAATTCCTTAAAAGGTTTTTCTTACTATCCAAACCCAGCAAACGATGTAATTTCATTAAAAGCTGCTAACAGTATTGATTCTGTAGCTATCTATAACCTATTGGGTCAGCAAGTACTTAGCGCTAAAGTTGGTGCTACTACTTCAGACTTAAATATTGCTGGCTTAACCACTGGTACCTACATTATGAAGGTAACCGTTAATGGCCAGACTGGTACTTACAAAGTATTGAAAAACTAA
- a CDS encoding T9SS type A sorting domain-containing protein — translation MKKITMLILLMICAIGYSQTDAKSAAAKASVTPLKQQKENKAVQQMKNEFKYEGSSATDTGYRASNYVPLFVAPEHNDNSNDQEIALPGRNAAVLIQQTQPIFRAYEALTVAEEAEIFAAEQEALTTNVEYNPEIQYVNSLAAIIPTAGATETFAVVTGDFFYDPTDGVNGGPGGNCTTTSSGDPGDYPNCGCTTTTTLTGTGLSVEFLSFNIFGNFDVLNIYDGPDTSSPQIYDSNLNASTDTLAGMIAANGSAIFNSTSGALTFEFTATTVVNTCGWEVEVLSAGGGGGGVCGNPMLEINQDVQDTCMANISQTGLAQSYIPLESEAAGAGIKFTAVSSGLDVELSLWDGLPNAGGTMLASGITQTDGTEWADVFWDPVVSVTVGTTYYIVIDGDITLPCIAGSTNNPYPDGNVYANAGYNPFPTFDYTFRTYSCDGGGGGTACSESNPSNNFENGFTSSNNTPQVIAADITVPADTDFNLDALQANWLVFDGEVIISADITIYNDLGGLPDPSSVVATLTGVVPTSQAVIGDFPANSALDALELNFDISPVMLNGQSGSPTTYWISIYVDNTSANGSFWENSTASTVGNDGAFSPDAGVTWAIALPGSDQVYEFSGICEPIGGGPTCTSTAYDSTAVPFDIDGSGNQTADCANAPNLIPVTVSDAGTIGTDAILENITIDIAHTFTADLDLYLVSPNGTELLLANDLGGGIDDGYNGTMFEDGGADITLATAPFGVGPYEPMGGTFAAAFAGEDITGDWNLKVCDDAGGDTGQVLQFSMSICVPPVITNDDCSNAYDLSCGDSVVGETLTATDSGGNAAPDVFYKFTGDGSAQLVTISLCAATDYDSVLRVFDDCDLANELAFNDDSCGLQSELTFTSDGTSTYYIMVEGFGSNSGNFSLDVTCAEPLPNDDCSGAIALSCGDSVAGTTDGATVDNGVAPDCGTAVTSPGVWYSLDDNSGLPGTITLSLCNGTDYDSKISVYTGDCGAPPLTCVDGNDDSCGLQSEITFNSDGNTSYLILVHGFGGATGNFTLDVTCTPTPPPNDMIVNSIDVDEVGFPYTDPSVAMPAATTENGNPAGCDLTGANGVWYNFVSAGDGTANATIVTPGGASSVTFYTAPNENASETDLTLVGQQSNQCGPGTSASIFTLAGQAYYVFVLNSGAVTDIVIDGTNLGVSDNAISGFSYYPNPAQGVLNLKSVDNIEQVSLYNLLGQRVMDSQVGAAEASLDVSGLSTGTYLMKVTVNGQVGTYKVLKQ, via the coding sequence ATGAAAAAAATTACGATGTTAATTTTGCTCATGATCTGTGCTATAGGTTATAGTCAGACTGATGCAAAATCGGCAGCAGCTAAGGCTTCTGTCACTCCTCTGAAACAGCAAAAGGAGAATAAGGCTGTTCAACAAATGAAAAACGAATTTAAGTATGAAGGTTCGTCAGCAACAGATACCGGCTATAGGGCTTCAAATTATGTTCCTTTATTTGTAGCACCAGAACACAATGATAACTCTAATGACCAAGAAATTGCTCTTCCGGGAAGAAATGCAGCCGTCTTAATACAGCAAACGCAACCAATATTTAGAGCTTATGAAGCATTAACGGTTGCTGAAGAAGCAGAAATTTTTGCTGCAGAACAAGAAGCGCTAACTACAAACGTAGAATATAATCCCGAGATTCAGTATGTAAATTCACTTGCTGCAATCATACCTACAGCAGGGGCTACTGAAACTTTTGCGGTAGTTACAGGAGATTTTTTCTATGATCCAACCGATGGTGTTAACGGTGGGCCTGGAGGAAATTGTACTACAACCTCTTCAGGTGATCCAGGCGATTATCCTAACTGCGGTTGTACAACTACAACTACATTAACTGGAACCGGTCTTTCTGTAGAGTTTTTGTCATTTAATATTTTTGGAAATTTTGATGTGCTGAATATTTATGATGGGCCCGATACCAGCTCTCCCCAAATTTATGATAGTAACTTAAATGCTTCAACAGATACATTGGCAGGTATGATTGCAGCTAATGGCTCGGCGATTTTTAACTCCACTTCTGGAGCATTAACTTTTGAGTTTACTGCTACTACTGTAGTTAATACCTGTGGTTGGGAAGTTGAAGTACTTTCTGCGGGTGGCGGCGGAGGTGGTGTATGCGGAAATCCAATGCTGGAAATCAATCAGGATGTACAAGATACTTGTATGGCTAACATTTCTCAAACAGGCCTTGCGCAGTCCTATATTCCTCTTGAATCAGAAGCTGCGGGTGCAGGTATTAAATTTACTGCTGTATCTTCAGGCCTTGATGTGGAATTGTCTTTATGGGATGGTCTTCCAAATGCTGGCGGAACCATGCTTGCAAGTGGAATTACCCAAACCGATGGCACAGAATGGGCTGATGTGTTTTGGGATCCAGTAGTTAGCGTTACGGTGGGTACAACTTACTATATCGTTATTGATGGAGATATCACATTGCCTTGTATAGCAGGGTCTACAAACAATCCTTATCCCGATGGAAATGTATATGCAAATGCTGGTTATAATCCATTCCCAACTTTTGATTATACTTTTAGAACCTATAGCTGTGATGGCGGTGGCGGTGGAACTGCCTGTAGCGAATCCAATCCTTCAAACAATTTTGAAAATGGATTTACTTCATCAAATAATACTCCTCAAGTTATAGCTGCAGATATAACTGTACCTGCAGATACTGATTTTAACTTGGATGCTCTTCAGGCTAATTGGTTAGTTTTTGATGGTGAAGTAATTATCTCAGCAGATATTACTATATATAATGACCTAGGCGGACTTCCTGACCCTTCTTCTGTTGTCGCCACACTTACTGGGGTCGTTCCGACTTCCCAAGCTGTGATAGGTGATTTCCCTGCGAATTCTGCGCTTGATGCGTTAGAGTTAAATTTTGATATTTCGCCTGTAATGCTGAATGGGCAAAGCGGATCTCCTACTACATATTGGATAAGTATTTATGTTGACAATACTTCTGCAAATGGTTCTTTCTGGGAAAATAGTACTGCCTCAACAGTTGGTAATGATGGAGCTTTTTCTCCTGATGCGGGCGTAACTTGGGCAATAGCTTTACCTGGTTCCGATCAGGTTTATGAATTTTCTGGAATTTGCGAACCAATTGGTGGAGGCCCTACTTGTACAAGTACAGCCTATGACAGTACAGCTGTTCCTTTTGACATTGACGGAAGCGGTAATCAGACTGCCGATTGTGCAAATGCTCCAAACCTTATTCCCGTTACCGTAAGTGACGCGGGAACAATAGGTACAGATGCAATTCTTGAAAATATTACTATAGATATCGCACATACTTTTACTGCAGATCTTGACCTGTATCTAGTTTCTCCCAATGGAACGGAATTATTGTTGGCTAATGATCTTGGTGGTGGTATTGACGATGGTTACAACGGAACAATGTTTGAAGATGGTGGTGCCGACATTACATTGGCTACTGCTCCTTTCGGAGTTGGACCCTATGAGCCAATGGGCGGCACCTTTGCAGCCGCATTTGCCGGTGAAGATATCACGGGTGACTGGAACTTAAAGGTTTGTGATGACGCAGGTGGTGATACAGGACAAGTACTTCAGTTTTCAATGTCTATCTGTGTGCCTCCAGTTATTACAAATGACGATTGTTCTAATGCATATGATCTTTCCTGCGGGGATAGCGTAGTAGGCGAGACGCTAACGGCCACGGATTCTGGCGGGAACGCCGCTCCTGACGTTTTCTACAAGTTCACCGGTGACGGTTCTGCGCAGTTGGTTACCATTTCGCTTTGCGCTGCCACGGATTATGATTCTGTGCTCCGTGTTTTCGACGACTGCGACCTTGCCAACGAGCTTGCCTTTAACGATGACTCTTGCGGGCTTCAGAGCGAGCTTACCTTTACCTCAGACGGGACCTCGACATATTACATTATGGTTGAGGGCTTCGGCAGCAACTCGGGCAACTTCAGCCTTGACGTCACCTGTGCCGAGCCGTTGCCTAATGACGACTGCAGCGGCGCGATAGCCTTGAGCTGTGGCGATTCAGTGGCCGGTACCACCGATGGCGCTACCGTCGACAACGGCGTGGCCCCTGATTGCGGCACAGCGGTTACCTCCCCCGGGGTATGGTACAGTCTTGACGACAACAGTGGCCTTCCCGGGACCATTACGCTCTCGCTTTGCAACGGTACGGATTACGATTCCAAGATATCTGTGTATACGGGCGACTGCGGCGCGCCGCCGCTTACCTGCGTTGACGGGAACGATGACTCTTGTGGCCTTCAGAGCGAGATTACCTTCAATAGTGACGGCAACACGAGCTACCTGATCCTGGTGCACGGCTTTGGCGGGGCTACGGGCAATTTCACCCTTGATGTTACCTGTACCCCAACCCCTCCTCCCAACGATATGATCGTGAACTCTATTGACGTTGACGAGGTAGGCTTCCCTTATACGGATCCCTCTGTGGCAATGCCTGCCGCCACTACGGAGAACGGCAATCCTGCGGGTTGCGACCTTACTGGGGCAAATGGGGTTTGGTATAACTTTGTGTCTGCCGGCGACGGTACGGCCAATGCGACGATCGTGACCCCTGGCGGTGCCAGTTCGGTTACTTTCTATACGGCTCCCAACGAGAATGCCTCGGAAACGGACCTTACCCTTGTGGGGCAGCAGAGCAACCAGTGTGGCCCGGGTACCTCCGCGTCCATATTTACGTTGGCCGGCCAGGCTTACTATGTGTTTGTGCTGAACTCAGGGGCTGTTACCGATATCGTTATAGACGGTACCAACCTTGGGGTGTCTGACAATGCCATTTCCGGTTTCAGCTATTATCCGAACCCTGCCCAGGGCGTGCTGAACCTGAAGAGCGTTGACAACATCGAGCAGGTCTCGCTTTACAACCTTCTCGGCCAGCGCGTGATGGACAGCCAGGTTGGCGCTGCGGAGGCTAGTCTGGACGTTTCCGGGCTGAGCACCGGCACCTACCTGATGAAGGTCACCGTGAACGGCCAGGTGGGCACCTATAAAGTGCTAAAGCAATAG